A stretch of Anolis sagrei isolate rAnoSag1 chromosome X, rAnoSag1.mat, whole genome shotgun sequence DNA encodes these proteins:
- the LOC132782182 gene encoding eukaryotic translation initiation factor 3 subunit K, which translates to MALFEQMRANVGKLLKGIDRYNPENLATLEHYVETQAKENAYDLEANLAVLKLYQFNPALFQTTVTAQILLKALTNLPHTDFTLCKCMIDQAHQEEKPIRQILYLGELLETCHFQAFWQALDENIALLDGITGFEDSVRKFICHVVGITYQHIDHWLLAKMLGDLTDNQLKSWMSKYGWTESEPGTIFICNQEESIKPKNIVEKIDFDSVSSIMASSQ; encoded by the exons ATATAACCCAGAGAACCTGGCCACGTTGGAGCACTATGTGGAGACCCAGGCCAAAGAGAACGCCTATGACTTGGAGGCCAACCTGGCTGTGCTCAAACT gTATCAGTTTAACCCTGCCTTATTCCAAACCACAGTGACTGCCCAGATCCTCCTGAAGGCCCTGACCAACCTGCCCCACACAGACTTCACACTCTGCAAATGTATGATTGACCAAGCGCAT CAAGAAGAGAAACCAATCCGTCAAATCTTATACTTGGGTGAGCTGTTGGAGACATGCCACTTTCAGGCTTTCTGG CAAGCATTGGATGAGAACATAGCTCTCCTGGATGGGATCACGGGATTTGAGGACTCTGTTAGGAAAT ttatcTGTCACGTAGTTGGAATCACGTACCAACACATCGACCACTGGCTTCTAGCCAAGATGTTGGGTGACCTCACAG ACAACCAACTCAAGTCTTGGATGAGCAAATATGGCTGGACAGAGTCAGAGCCTGGGACGATCTTTATCTGCAACCAGGAGGAGAGCATCAAGCCCAAAAACATTGTGGAGAAGATAGACTTTGATA GTGTCTCGAGTATCATGGCATCTTCGCAGTAA